The Bacteroidota bacterium genome has a window encoding:
- a CDS encoding PAS domain S-box protein: protein MKDKTKEQLLGEIRKLTERLAKYEGAEIPLQDSLQQSEARFETLIEYSTDLIFLVNNNFQVQSVNSKAAEVLGKEPAEIVGKSVEELFPQYIAKSYQKSLMQIFKLGIAETFESVLPTKEKKLWIRTAMNPVKDNSGKTVAILGVSRDISRSKMTAKALRKSESKFQSILASMNDLVFVFDTEGRYTFCHSAEKKNLYVKPEDFLGKTTSEVLPANISKMFNEALEKNKNRQTVTEEYELKVPNGTKWFSMSISPMIVDEKFTGSVAVVRDITTHKTDEKKLNAINQQLHASEQQLRASNQQLYANEQQLRATNMQLTAREKFLDSVIEQSPFATWISDSKGTMLRSNPALKKLLNLTDEQLIGKYNILEDKIAERAGIMPLIKTVFDEGNSINVTLEWDGNDMPNMDLRGSESIICEATMFPIHDTEGKLTNVVCNWIDISERKNTQEKLKNKNIELLAAIKEANKNKRYFQSLFEQSAISIQIFDNNGLTLDANKAWENLWLASKSQVIGKYNVLKDKSVQGTEWLMKFKKSFTGETVDLPDLEYNPANIREKGRMRIIKCLAFPIKNKDKTESVVLMHQDITDRKQAEEALKESEEKYRNLVENIEEGISKVDKNEKFTYVNRAACKILGFSENELLEMSLMDMTATEEFNKILKQTENRKKGEVNSYELEIARKDGSKVIILVTSSPIKSTKNEYLGGFGIFQDITERKKSEKKLKDALERALESDRLKSAFLANMSHEIRTPMNGVLGFVNLLNAPETSQEEKKEFTKIIHKSSNRLMNTINDIIDISKIDAGQMKISQKETSINSLIEELYKFFDHEAKAKGINLIFAMALSNKEATVLTDSDKLHGILINLIKNAIKYSRKGRINFGYFPRDEYIEFFVKDTGIGIPKNRLKAIFNRFEQADIEDSKVYEGSGLGLSIAKAYVEMLGGKIWVKSEEEDIANGKPGWSNFSFNIPFKKLKPATKSMSKKITIENESFDSKKLKILIVEDDEVSTIFLNNVLKNKLHEILHVDTGKKAVELCRNMPDIDIVLMDIKIPDMNGYEATREIRKFNKEILIIAQTAYGLAGDREKALATGCNDYISKPINRIELKDKIAKLVT, encoded by the coding sequence ATGAAAGATAAAACAAAAGAGCAGTTATTAGGTGAGATTCGAAAACTTACAGAAAGGCTTGCAAAATATGAAGGTGCTGAAATACCTTTGCAAGATTCTTTACAACAAAGCGAAGCAAGATTCGAAACACTTATCGAATATTCAACAGATTTAATATTTTTAGTCAATAATAACTTTCAGGTACAATCTGTAAACTCTAAGGCAGCCGAAGTTCTTGGCAAAGAACCCGCCGAAATTGTTGGGAAAAGTGTAGAAGAGCTCTTTCCTCAATATATAGCCAAGTCTTATCAGAAAAGTTTAATGCAGATATTTAAATTGGGTATTGCCGAAACTTTTGAATCTGTATTGCCAACAAAAGAAAAAAAACTATGGATTAGAACAGCTATGAATCCTGTAAAAGATAATTCCGGAAAAACTGTTGCAATTCTTGGTGTTAGCAGAGATATTAGCAGAAGTAAAATGACTGCAAAAGCACTTCGCAAGTCGGAAAGTAAATTTCAAAGTATCCTTGCCTCAATGAACGATTTAGTTTTTGTTTTTGATACTGAAGGCAGATATACCTTTTGTCATTCTGCAGAAAAGAAGAACCTATATGTAAAACCAGAGGATTTTTTAGGTAAAACAACATCTGAAGTATTACCTGCGAACATAAGCAAAATGTTTAATGAGGCTTTGGAGAAAAATAAAAATAGACAAACAGTTACTGAAGAATATGAATTGAAAGTGCCTAATGGTACTAAATGGTTCTCCATGAGTATTTCTCCAATGATTGTTGATGAAAAATTTACCGGTTCGGTTGCTGTAGTAAGGGATATTACTACGCATAAAACCGATGAAAAAAAACTAAATGCAATAAATCAGCAATTACATGCCAGTGAACAACAACTAAGAGCAAGCAATCAACAATTATATGCTAACGAGCAGCAATTACGTGCTACTAATATGCAATTGACTGCACGAGAAAAATTTCTGGATAGCGTTATTGAACAAAGTCCATTTGCTACCTGGATTTCAGACTCGAAAGGAACAATGCTACGATCAAATCCTGCTTTGAAAAAATTGTTGAATCTCACAGACGAACAACTGATAGGAAAATATAATATTCTGGAAGATAAAATAGCAGAAAGGGCTGGAATTATGCCGCTTATCAAAACAGTTTTTGATGAAGGTAATTCTATAAATGTTACTTTAGAGTGGGATGGAAATGATATGCCAAATATGGATTTACGAGGTTCTGAATCAATTATTTGTGAAGCTACAATGTTTCCAATTCATGATACGGAAGGTAAATTGACGAACGTAGTTTGTAATTGGATTGATATTAGCGAGCGGAAAAATACTCAGGAAAAACTAAAGAATAAAAATATAGAATTATTAGCGGCAATCAAAGAGGCCAATAAAAACAAAAGATACTTCCAATCACTTTTCGAACAGTCTGCAATAAGTATTCAAATATTTGATAATAATGGACTTACACTCGATGCAAACAAGGCTTGGGAAAATCTTTGGTTAGCCTCAAAATCACAAGTAATTGGAAAATATAATGTTCTGAAAGATAAATCTGTTCAAGGCACAGAATGGCTTATGAAGTTTAAAAAATCCTTTACAGGTGAGACTGTAGATTTACCTGATTTAGAATATAATCCGGCAAATATCCGAGAAAAAGGCAGAATGCGAATTATCAAATGTTTGGCTTTTCCTATTAAAAATAAGGATAAGACTGAAAGTGTTGTTCTTATGCACCAGGATATTACTGATAGAAAACAGGCTGAAGAGGCTCTTAAAGAAAGTGAAGAAAAGTATCGAAATCTTGTCGAAAATATTGAAGAAGGAATTTCTAAAGTTGACAAGAACGAGAAATTTACATATGTAAATAGAGCTGCCTGTAAAATTCTTGGGTTTTCTGAAAACGAACTATTAGAAATGAGTTTAATGGATATGACCGCAACTGAAGAGTTTAACAAGATATTAAAGCAAACAGAAAATAGAAAAAAAGGAGAAGTAAATAGTTACGAATTAGAAATTGCAAGAAAAGATGGAAGCAAAGTAATAATTTTGGTAACCTCATCGCCTATTAAAAGCACCAAAAATGAATACTTAGGAGGATTCGGAATCTTTCAGGATATTACTGAACGAAAAAAATCTGAGAAAAAACTAAAAGATGCTCTAGAAAGGGCTCTAGAAAGTGACCGGCTTAAAAGTGCCTTCCTGGCAAATATGAGCCACGAAATCCGAACACCTATGAATGGAGTTTTAGGTTTTGTAAACTTATTGAATGCCCCAGAAACAAGTCAGGAAGAAAAAAAAGAATTTACGAAAATTATCCATAAGAGTAGCAATAGGCTGATGAATACAATTAACGATATTATTGATATTTCGAAAATCGACGCAGGGCAAATGAAAATATCTCAGAAAGAAACATCAATTAATTCTTTAATTGAAGAACTTTACAAGTTTTTTGATCATGAAGCCAAGGCAAAAGGAATAAACTTGATTTTTGCTATGGCATTATCTAACAAAGAAGCTACAGTATTGACCGATAGCGACAAATTACATGGAATACTTATAAATCTGATAAAGAATGCAATTAAATATTCCCGAAAAGGGAGAATTAATTTCGGATATTTCCCCAGAGATGAATATATTGAATTTTTCGTAAAAGACACAGGAATAGGAATTCCAAAAAATCGCTTGAAAGCAATATTCAATAGATTTGAGCAAGCCGATATAGAAGATTCTAAAGTATATGAAGGTTCAGGATTAGGATTGTCTATTGCTAAAGCCTATGTAGAAATGCTTGGTGGCAAAATATGGGTAAAGTCTGAAGAAGAGGATATTGCAAATGGAAAACCAGGCTGGTCGAATTTCTCATTTAATATTCCATTTAAAAAATTAAAACCTGCAACTAAATCTATGTCGAAAAAAATCACAATAGAAAATGAATCTTTTGATTCAAAAAAACTGAAAATCCTGATTGTTGAAGATGATGAGGTGAGCACTATCTTTCTGAATAATGTATTGAAAAACAAGCTCCACGAAATTCTTCATGTTGATACAGGTAAGAAAGCAGTTGAATTATGCAGAAATATGCCAGACATTGATATTGTTCTAATGGATATAAAAATTCCGGATATGAACGGTTATGAAGCAACTCGTGAAATCAGAAAGTTTAATAAAGAAATTTTGATTATTGCACAAACAGCTTATGGTCTTGCCGGCGACAGGGAAAAAGCTCTGGCTACAGGCTGCAACGATTATATCTCAAAACCAATAAACAGGATTGAATTAAAAGACAAAATTGCTAAGCTTGTTACATAG